Below is a window of Camelus ferus isolate YT-003-E chromosome 4, BCGSAC_Cfer_1.0, whole genome shotgun sequence DNA.
agaaagaaaaaaagaagttaggaGGTCCGGAAAATCTGATGAGTTGTAATATTTGATGGGCTGGAATATTTGATGAGCTAATAACATGTTCCCAGAGTCAACCAGGAAGTTTGTGGAGCTTTGATTGGCTGTTGGGAGACCAGTGTGAAGACTGTGGTTAGAGGCAGTGGTTAGCAGCTAAGTCAAGGAAATCTGGGCATGTACAGTCAGGTGAGACCCATCTCTGGAATAATCTGAATGAAACAGAGCAGGCTGAGTGTTTGGTTGATGGGTTTCTGTGGACTGGCGAGCTGGCAGTTGGATGTACCCTCTGAGCTCTGCCTTGTTTGTTTCAGACACTGCGGAACACCAGTCCTGGGAAGCACCTTGACTTCCCTGTTGCCATTCAGACTCGATCCACACTGCTCAGCACCACCATTTCTCGCCTATCCCATGCAATCACCGATCAGACAATATTCATGgagccctactatgtgccagtctgTGAACATAATATAGTGCTGGAGAAGGCAAGGAGCTTACTGTCTGATTTAAAAAGTTTCCAGACTTTCTTGGTTCACAGTAATTTATTTCTTGGGGTCAGTAGTTTATTCACAGCATCCTTAGGCCAAAAGAAATTCctatcatttccttttatttagaaGTTAGGTCCAAACAACTTAATAGGCATCTATGTCTGAACAACTTAGTAGCTATGTTAAGACGCaactataaattaaaagtaacattttaattttattccaggATATGTCTGCCTGTTGGGTACTGCACAACTTCTCAAATTCTAGAATCAGATTAGACATCTCTACCCTCATTTCCTAAACACAGTGATTTCTGTGTAGTTCTAGTTTTATCACAACTGGTAGAAACCCAGTTTTGCAAAGAAATGACATCATTCAAGGaaatgcaatggaaaagaaatgtaGTCTAATGTGAAATTGTGAACTGTCTCCACTCACAAGCAGGCTGTCAGATGGATGACTTCTGcttccttcaaatatttaaaatacccTGCTGTGCGCTGTCTGTGGCACCCCGGCACTAGAGGATCTTGATTTAGAAACAGATCTATGATTCGAAGTGTCTAAACCCACTGCAGAGTTTCTCAAACTGAGAGCACTTAAATAATGTGTTCAATAATGTGTAAGTCTTCACACAACTGAAAGCCAGACGATTCAGGATCAGGCTCTCCTGTACTCTGTGGCAGAGTGACACTGGCCACGTATATCTCACCAGCACTCTGCTCTCGATAAGGGTGACCCTAAAGGGCTTCAACTAGACAAATACCATAGATAGAGGATTGTATTTTCTGAACCACAAATCCAGATACAAGGGTGGGTGAACTTATAATGACAAAGAACTTGGATGTTGTCTGGTTCTGCCCTGGAAGTCTTGGACACATACATGGTCACCTCCTACGAGAAATCCCAGTACATGACCTGCCTCCAAGCCTAGGGACCGCTGAGTCTCACAGAGACTGCAGAAATTTCTAAATTCCCCTATGCCTGCAGCCTGCCCCAGGAGAAACCAAGGAAGAATAGGAAACACGCGTCAAAGACGACCTGGCATGCATCTACCATAGGACTTCTACAAAGCTGATGCCAAACCATTTAACTccattttcctcatccttcacAATTCaccctttacacacacacacacagagtcatctCACTTGAGAGGCCTAGTAAATagctttagcaaaaaaaaaaaaaaaaaaaaaaagtttgaaaaaaggaTGTGGACTCTTGAAACACCCTAATACAACTTATAAATAGGTTTATTAGATCAGCTCTTGAAAACAGAACTGAGGGACTTCTCCAGTGATAAGAATGCTCCATTTTTTAATAGGATTGTGGATAATGGAGGGGAGGATAATCAGGCAAAACTCACCTTTGGACAGATGCATAGATTCTGATGgagtaaaatgttaacagtagaaTCTAGCTGGTGGATAtgagtgttcactgtaaaaatctTTCAACTTTTTGGGCACGTTTTAAAATTCCCATGATAAAATTCTggcaaatttcaaaatttaatttaaaaacaaaacttagggaactatattcaatatcttgtaataacctttaatgaaaacgaatatgaaaacgaatatatgtatgtatatgcatgactgggacatcatgctgtacaccagaaattgacacattgtaactgactatacctcaattaaaaaaaatttaacttcacACTTATCTGTACATTACACTGTATGTTAATGATACCTACCCCCTCTCCCCGACAAAAAGCACTGCAGAGGGAATGGGTTAAAAACGGACTAGGAGGAAAAACAAACCTACCGGATCATAGCTATGGCTGTCCTTCGTAACTGCTTCTCTTAAACAGGACTCACTTGGGCCCAGGCGGCTACAGAAGGCAGGGACTGCTTTCTTCCCAAGTAACTTCTTTCTCGGCTGGgacctctttctgtctctcttcctacCATGAGTGGCTGAGTCACAAAACGCGATAACGGTTCTGTACTTTCCTGCAGCATCGCGACCAGCGGAGCTGCGTACAAACCGAGACTCACCGGGAAGACGCCAAGTACTCCCCGGCTGGGCCCCCGAGCGCCCCCGGAGCCCACCGCGCCGGGGCGGGGCTGGATGccgcgcagccccgcccccgtGCGCCCCGCCCCCGTGCGCCCCGTTTGGCTGCATCCCAGCTCACACGGCCCCGCGACCCTGCCGCAGCGAGCCCCGGGCCCGGAGATGCAGGGCTCGATGGCCGCCCCATCCCTGACCCCGGTCACGCGGCAGGTCAGCGGCCGCGCCGCCCCAGCGCCGGTCCCGAGCGGCGCCGAGAGCGGGCAGCCCCTGGCCGCCGCCGTGGCCGAGCTGCCGGTGCTAGACGCCGCCGGCAGGCGGGTGCCGTTCGGCGCGCTGTTCCAGGAGCGCCGGGCCGTCGTGGTCTTCGTGCGGGTGAgcgcgggcggcgggggcggcccggagcgggggggggggggcctcgcCCGCAGGCTGGGACGGAGGTCGCTTCCGCGGCCTCGGCTCGGAATTACAGCGGGTGGCCCGAAGGGGCCGCGCGGCCCGGGAGCGGAGCCCGGGAGGCCTGGCCCTTCCCGCCGTCGTCCACTAGAGGCTGCGGGAGAGCGCGCTGCTGCGCTCGCTCCGTGAACGGGAACGGACCAGCAGCCCGCCAAGCCTAGGCCATGTTCTCCGCGAGCGAGGCGGCCTGGCAGGGACCGGGAGCGGCCTAATCCCTGTGCCCGTTTGGGCGCCCCTGACACCTTTTTCTACCGGCCTTGGGTGTTGCGTTAATTAGCGTCACGGATAATGAAGTACTTGGTCCTTTCTGGACTCCGAGGTGTTGGTTGCTAACTTGTCCTTTTTGCCCATGTTGGAATTTTCAGCATTTCCTGTGTTACATCTGCAAGGAATACGTAGAAGATCTGGCCAAAATTCCCAAGAGTTTCTTGCAAGTAAGTTTTCTGAGGGTGAGCAGCAGCGTGCCCCGCTTCAGGGCGACCCCGTGAAAGTCACCTGTCGTTTTTATGAGGAGCGCAGTGGGATGGGGTGCGGTGTGCGCCGCCTCCTTAGCGCAGACACAAACCCAGATTATCACCATGCCACACATCTCTCCAACACCTCCAAAAGTGGGAGAGACGCTTTAGAGGTCTGTTTCTATCCTGCTCATTTCTGCCTGATTATAAACATGCTCACCGTAATAGTAATTTTGATGTTAGCAAATAACCTGCCTGTTCTCAAATGGTGATTGATAATGACCAAAAGCAGAAATGCTAgaaattattgatattttcttccttttatttttcttataaaaacactCCAAATAGTTGTTCGTTATAGGGAAATACTGAAATATCTTAAAGATGAAAATTTGTATTGTTAACGGAATGCATGTTCCACATTCCTGTGACAATCACATACGTGTGTGTTTCAGGCATATAGATGTTTCTCTCCAggtgagctttttttttaatttaatttttaaaaacacctttattgtggtgtggtttctgtacatatttcagatgtacaatttgatgaattttgattgGGTAGTTTTTGTAAAACTAAGGTCTCTTTTCAGCAGACCTTCTCAACCGAGATGTGAAAGAACAAAATTGTCTGACTAAATAGCCCTACGtgaatagtttttattctttaacgTAGCTGTTGGGAGAAGCCTAGAGTCAATAATATCGactatattattttgaaattcttactTAACAAAAGAATCATCTGAATTAATTGAACGTTTTAGCATACATTTCTTAGCCTTGACTCACAAAATTTTGCTGTTTATACCATTCTTCTAGAAGCCTATAGGTGGCATTAGAAAGGAACAAGAGTTGACTAGGGGAAGCTGAATGAAACATGTAATTTCTAATGACATGTACATGCCCTTTTTCTCTCCTAAAGGAAGCAAATGTCACTCTTATTGTGATTGGACAGTCATCCTACCATCATATTGAGGTAAATATATAGCAAATTGGGAAACTAACATTAAATCTGTTTCAgacataaaaattacattattcGAACTGCTAAATATAAGGTAAATTTGCTAAAATTAAGTCAGGTTATCACTAGTTTTCTGTCATTTGTTTTGATAAAAATtccaactattattttttttcagcctttctgCAAACTGACTGGGTATTCTCATGAAATCTATGTTGATCctgagagagaaatttataaaaGATTGGGAATGAAAAGAGGTGAAGAAATTGCCTCCTCAGGTAAGACATGACATGTCTCAAGTAGAAGACGCTAATGCTGTATTTCAcattttgtatatacatatatgcataggGGAACAAATGGTAAATTCATAAATTAGCCTGCTTTTTATGATTCTGGTAAGTAGTCCAGATACACCAGACTCAAAAAGATTCATTTCCCGGATGTTATGGAGTGGCAgtactaaatgaatgaaaaaagcaagttgcagaatggtGTTCttagtatgattccatttttgtgaaaataaaaaccattttcaTAAACAGAAAGATCtatagtatgtatgtgtgtgtgtataatgaaaaagattttaaaagattttgcaaTGTTTACCCCAAGGCATGACAGTGAGAAAAGtggcttttgtattttttacaatGAGTAAATTTAgttttgcaattaaaagaaaaataatattgctgAAGTTATATATTTTCATACCTCAACACCTTGGGCTTTgaatactgtattttttccaCGGATGAAATCTTAGTTTTCATTTAAAGCCCAACTCAAAGACGCTCTTAATAGCTTTTCAAGCAGAAGCAATAGTTTCCCTCATTGTATTTAATAGCACCTTGTATTTTATACTCTATTATTACACATAAGGTGGTCAAGCAGTATAGTTAGTTGAAAAGTTtgatgtcttactcatctttatgTGGTCCACATTCCCTCCCCTTAGCACAAttctttataattacttttaagtggggagggtatagctcaagtggtagagcgcctgcttagcacgcacagggtcctgggttcaatgcccagtaccgcCTCTCAAAATACatcagtaaataaacctaattaccctcccccaaaaaaaactttaaaaaaagaaaaaagaaagtttataagCTTTAGGTAaactatttatatatgttttacgTAGAAAGAACTCGGCTTCTGAAATACCAAGTAAGAGAACTCAGTTCAAACTCAAATCACTTATTCTCAACCAGTGTTGAGAATGGCACCCATGGCGCCCACCGTGTTGGATGCTCCCAGGAGGACTGTGGCAACAGACACAGCCCCTGTCGTCCCGCTGTTCATAATCTGCTCAGGGAGACAGACGCAAACAGTCGATTGCATTACAGTTTGGGGCTTGTCAAAGAGGGGGGCGTGTACTGGCAAGACCTATAATGCAGAAATgcttaaactgactatacttcaatacaaatatatatatataagaaatatcAATAATACCAGAAATGCCCAGTTTtggggaaggcttctcagagatGGTGTTTAAGTTCACTCTTAAAAGAGTTAGCTGGGTGAAGTGAGACTGGGAATGGTGCAGCTGACGGACAGCTGGTCCAAAAGCACACAGGCATTGAAAAAAATGTGCCTCTTGGGAGAAGTGCGGGTCCCCTTGTGTGGCCAGAGTCTAGGAGCCACCGGGGGGATTGGTGTGAGCCAAAGGGACAGGTTGTGGCCTAGTCACACTGAGTCTGGGAACACGCCAGGGAGTTTGGATTTGTTCTGGAGGCAATGGGGGAGCCTTACAAGTATCTGAGGTGAGGAAGTGGTCCAGGCATGTAGCCAAATGGAGCCGCTGATCCTCCTGACAAGGTTGCAGTCATTGTATTGCTGGAAGGTAATGACAGGGTATTCTGTAGAGATGCAGAGGAAGGGACAGATAGGGGAGCTACTTATGAGAGAGAGTTGACCTGAACCCTTTACTGAGCCTTTTAGAGAAAGCAGCCTAAACTTTATTAAAACTAATGATGAGCTGGCATAAATACAGagtctgctcctttctctctgctctttttaGTATAGGAAATTGCAACAGTACAGACTGTGAACGTTCCTCTTCGGTTAACTGTTTTCCTGTGCTGTATAGCAGAGTCTCGGCATGTGTTGGGTCCGTTTGTCATTTATCACTTGAGATATAAACTGTGAGTTTCACTTTAGTGACACCTCACCATTCACTGCCTCCATAAAGATACGGAATTGCAAAGAAAGCAGACGAATTTGAAGCAGAATCTAAGCTTGTAATTTTAAGAGTGGGTCTATTCAAATCTTGTAGGCTTCTTTGATCTGTGTTAAAAGTACTGGATTTCTAAACAGAAAATTTTAGGCtctaacaaaataattttctaaagttCCTACCTGAAGCAGCATATATCTCAGAATCAGTCTCAGAATAATCCCACTTGAAAATTAAGACACTGAAACTGTAATCACTTAAAATTAATGGAACAATTAATGGAGCAAAGATTGTTTCATTCTAGGTTGTGGAATCTTCTTCAATTGAATTTCTAAAACTCCAGAAATATTAAATGACCCTTCTTCAGACATAAGGAGAGGCTTTGGatttatgaacatttattttagaCATAAAATCCTAGAAAACAGTAAACTTTAGTCCTTTTACCCACGTGTTTCACTGAATGAGGCTGTGTTTGTTTCTTGGTAAGATGAAAGTCCATTCTAAtataaacatgataaaaataaaataaaatgaaagtccaTTCTAAtataaacatgataaaaataaaataaaataaactaattaatttaaaaattaaaaaagttaaaaaataattttaaagaaagcagtCAAGGAGTTGGAGAGATGGAAGGTGTCTGGAAATATTAAGAAATCAAGCAGGTCAAAGGCAGCAGAATcgtcaaaataaaaagctaaaagaaagacataaaaggcAGGGATAAGAAAAAGGTAAGTACGAGAAAGGTAGAGACTGAATTTCTTTACTCAAAGGGAGTAGAAGTGAAGTTCTGTCCGTGTGAGACAGGAAATAGAAAAACTGACAGCCAAGGAAAGATGGAGAGGTCGCTGTAGTTAATGTTACAGCTGAGCCTCAGAATTCTCAAGGGAGAAGGTTAGTTCTTTTGCTTTTACATTTCAAGAAGGATGTATCTATTGGGTACTTCTCCAAGCAGCAGCTCAGGGCCACAGTAGGAAAGACCCCAGCTCCTTCCATTTTTATGGCTCTTCCATCCTCAACCCAAGGCTCCCAGGGATGTAGAAGGGACGTGGAGAATTGTTTGTGGGAGGGCTTTAGGAGGTGCCCTGGAAGTGGCACACACCATTTTCCTCACTGGGTAGAGAGCACAGTCACGTGGCCACAGCAAACCGCCAGGAAGACCGGGGAGTGTCTGGCTGtggtcccagaaagaggaaatgggCTTTGACCAGCATGTAACAGCCCGTGCCACAATGCCTCCTGAAAAGGAGTGTCATTACCTGTTAAGAGgctaaacaaaatataaatgggGAATTAAGACCAGTGTGAGAAGTCTGCAGTTTGACATTTTTTCTGTGGCAGAAAATGATCTGGGTCTGTCATCACTTCTTCCTTTAAAGCAGGATTctccattctaagtgaagtaagccagaaagagaaagaaaaatgccatgtatcgcttctatgtggaatcttaaaaaaaaggacacaaatgaacttatctacaaaacagaaacagactcacagacagagagaacaaacttatggttaccaggggggcaAGGGAATGGGaggggataatttgggagttcgagatttgtacctcttggggagggatggaaatgttagctatcttgactgtggtagtggtttcatgggtgtgtacatctatcaaaattcatcaaattgtacatctgaattATGTGTAGTTGACCGAATCAAATCGTCctacaataaaggtgtttaaaaaaaataaagcagtcagTTCTCAACCAGGGACAATTTTGCAACCCTCACCCAAGGGACGTTTGGTGTTGTCTGGAGACTTGTCACAGTCTGGTGAATGGTGGGTGCTGTGACATCTAGTAAGTACAGAGAGCAAGGATGAGGGCAGTCACCCTGCATTGCACAggacaaagaattatctggtctaAAACATTAGGAGCGAAAGGCTGAAAAACTtctttgaaggaaggaaaaaagatttaagtTGAAAATAAGATGCACACAAGCAAGAGATTGTTTTCTAGAAGTACTAATGTTATCTTAATAGCTAATCAAATATAAAACGATAACATCTAAAGACAATATCTAATATTTCAGGACAGAGCCCCCATATAAAGTCAAATATACTCTCAGGAAGCGTTCGGAGCCTGTGGCGGGCAGTGACTGGCCCCCTTTTTGATTTCCAAGGAGATCCAGCTCAGCAAGGTGGAACGCTCATCTTAGGTCCGGGTAAGCCTCACGGCGCAGTTCCAGCAGTTTGCTTTCATAGGGGGCGCTGTTTGTCTCCACATGCTCCTGTGTGTCTTTGATGTCTGTTTCCTGGATGGCATGTGGCCATCATTCCATGCCTGAGCGATTTCAGATATTTGGGATAGGAAAAGTTAGTGGTGGTCTGGCGGCTTGTATGTGGTTATGACACTCTTTTAAAAAGGTCAGTGGAAATGAACATTTCCAAATCCCATTGATGGAAAACCatcaagtgcttttttttttttttcccgtcaGTAGAAGAATCAATCTAGTTACTTATAGCTAACAAAACTAGTATTCTTGCTCAGTGTCAGAAAGCAAGTCAACCCCAGGGACAGCTTATTCAATAACAGTTACTCTAAATAgctttaaatagctttattgatcAGTTTGGACCACCTGAAATTCCTCTGGCTTCCCCCTGCTACGTGGTTGGGTGTTGGATCTCCACTATGTTCAAGTGTTGCCGTCACGGACAAACACCCGTATGATTAGTGCCCAAAAGCCGACATCACTGTGTTATAAATTGATTTCTCTTGGTGGTCCTTCCTCTTTAAAACTGTCCACATTAGTGAGCACAGCTTCTAAAAAGGAGTTATAAAATTAGCATTTACTTTAATAAATTCCAGATGTTGTTAGAAGGAGGATTTTGACCAAGTATTATGACTTTTTAGCTTTTTGTCGCTAGAAAACTATAGCTAGCTAAAATCTGTCACTTTCTTTAATCATCATAAATTTACACTAGTTagacaagcagaaaaaaaaaaagtcttgttttaCTAGGATGAGTTCTGTAAATTAGTCCTGAATGACATTGAGCCATATTTCTGAATTACTTCCATCCTCACAGTCATAAGGtggtggttttttattttttggtttttttttgagtCCCTCATCTCCAAGTTTCGGCATCATTTGAGCACACGTTCCTTCGTGTAAGAATGAACGGCACATAGACAATGTCATTTGTGTGCCAAGCTGGGAACATACTTGATAAGGAGAATATTTTGATTCTACCCTTTGGAAAAATTGTACCTCCTTTAAGGGAAGGGCTGGGTGTACTTACTTATACAGATCTATTATCATAGTTAACCCAGTATTTCATTTTGCATTATTTGATAATAAGCCAGCCTATATTAAATCTACAGTGATTATTGTAGACATCAGATAAATATAATGCAGAAAACATGCCTCttataatatttacttaatttaacGTTTTCAGTTAAAATTCTGATCTTGAATTAGAACCTTAGCTTATAAATTATGACAATTTTATTTGAACAGATAAAAGGATTGTGAACATCTAAGTGTACTGTAACACTGTCTTAATGCCCTTAGCTTTCAGCCTCTTTTGGTCTATGCTTATAATGCAGGTGGCCTATTAAATCAGTATCTGGGAGTGAATTGTTTTAAGGACACGATTTATTCCATTATCACATGGAAGAAGCAGATGTGATTTTCCAGCTTGGTATCTACATTAGTTCCATATTCTGCTGGTCTGTTTGAcaggacattttatttaattatatttaataaaacctTACAGACGGCTATAATTTAAGAATCTTTCGCCTTGGATCTCATAAAACATTAAGTATCACCCTTATTTAACCATAATTTTTGTCATACTTTAtgaccttaattaaaaattatgtcGTTATATAGAGAACTCAGCTAATTAATTTTTCCCTCTGGGCTAATTACAAGTTGAATTGCTTCCTTGATTCTAGGAAGCAGTAACTCCAATGACTAACACTGTGTGTCAACCTCTGCCTTGTATTCTCATTCTCTCCTAGGTAACAGCATCCATTTTATACACCGTGATAGAAACAGGCTGGACCACAAACCcatcaactctgttttacagctTGTAGGAGTTCCACACGTGGACTTCACAGGCAGACCTCCAGTTATCCACGTGTGACGTTACAGACTCGGTCACTTTTAGACGGACCCTGGTGTATGATCTGAAGTGTCAGCATGTAGTATCCTTGTGCAGGGCCTAATTTGTTGACTCTTCTCAGCCTTTGAGGAGTAATGAAAACATAAAGAGATTATGTACCACAAGTTGAGTAGCAGGCTGAGAGGCATCAGTGGTCAACAATGTGATACAGATTTATAATTTCAtggcttttaaagttttattttgtataaaactttttgtaaaaaaaatcaaattgtatTTATAcaagataaaactttaaaaagctataaaatttaaatgtcattctttattttacattatgGTATAACCATTCAATGAAAGTTTTTTTGGGCTGTTAAAATTATGAAGAACATATAAGGGGAAGGGAAAGCGATGCAAAACCATTTTTATCCATTTAGAAAAGCAAGATGTGAAATTCTGTAAACAATATAAtcacatttttgtatgtatatgtttatatttttgtatgcttAGAAAGACGGGAAGTAATTCATACACCAGAATATCTACCAGTAGGTATCGCCAGGTGGGAGGACTGCGGGTGTTTGTATATTTCCCAGCTATTCTGTAATGAACATGATCTATCGTTTTGGCCAGGACA
It encodes the following:
- the PRXL2C gene encoding peroxiredoxin-like 2C isoform X2, translated to MPRSPAPVRPAPVRPVWLHPSSHGPATLPQRAPGPEMQGSMAAPSLTPVTRQVSGRAAPAPVPSGAESGQPLAAAVAELPVLDAAGRRVPFGALFQERRAVVVFVRHFLCYICKEYVEDLAKIPKSFLQEANVTLIVIGQSSYHHIEPFCKLTGYSHEIYVDPEREIYKRLGMKRGEEIASSAFHCAAHDAEDNNLMQLFSKLQQLKERPTEPWRIHGFWPQHCHCH
- the PRXL2C gene encoding peroxiredoxin-like 2C isoform X1 encodes the protein MPRSPAPVRPAPVRPVWLHPSSHGPATLPQRAPGPEMQGSMAAPSLTPVTRQVSGRAAPAPVPSGAESGQPLAAAVAELPVLDAAGRRVPFGALFQERRAVVVFVRHFLCYICKEYVEDLAKIPKSFLQEANVTLIVIGQSSYHHIEPFCKLTGYSHEIYVDPEREIYKRLGMKRGEEIASSGQSPHIKSNILSGSVRSLWRAVTGPLFDFQGDPAQQGGTLILGPGNSIHFIHRDRNRLDHKPINSVLQLVGVPHVDFTGRPPVIHV